Proteins from one Sulfuriferula thiophila genomic window:
- a CDS encoding pyridoxamine 5'-phosphate oxidase family protein: protein MTHFTDNRKIPSDTPLHAGELAAQQRFGAGGIWDAHRLSNMFHEDIPPSLAEFIENLPFFFIATSNTTGECDCSFRGREYDVAGQPYPLVKTLDSRTLVFPDYRGNKLYNSLGNIIVNGHIGMLFIDFQSRRRVRLNGRAEILEAQTAYADVWPLAQRYVRVTTEQVYGNCKSRIPHMQLVPLADSELHDN, encoded by the coding sequence ATGACCCACTTCACAGATAACCGGAAAATCCCATCTGACACGCCACTGCACGCTGGCGAACTGGCGGCGCAACAACGCTTTGGTGCCGGAGGCATCTGGGATGCGCACAGACTTAGCAACATGTTCCATGAGGACATTCCACCCAGCCTTGCCGAGTTTATCGAAAATTTGCCATTTTTCTTCATCGCCACGTCAAATACCACGGGCGAATGCGATTGCAGCTTTCGCGGTCGCGAATACGATGTTGCGGGGCAGCCCTATCCTCTGGTTAAAACACTGGACAGCAGGACGCTGGTGTTCCCGGATTATCGCGGCAACAAACTCTATAACTCGCTGGGCAACATCATTGTCAATGGCCACATCGGTATGCTGTTCATCGACTTTCAGTCGCGCAGGCGCGTACGCCTGAACGGACGGGCGGAAATCCTGGAGGCGCAAACGGCGTATGCCGATGTGTGGCCGCTGGCGCAACGCTATGTCCGCGTTACCACAGAACAAGTCTATGGCAACTGCAAATCCAGAATCCCGCACATGCAGCTCGTACCACTTGCTGACAGCGAACTGCATGATAACTAA
- a CDS encoding glutathione S-transferase family protein, with translation MKLYEFPLSGHSHKARLMLSLLGQKYESVILNGQQHDQKSAPFLARNPFGQVPVLEDGDTMIRDSQAILVYLARQYGAEHWLPLAPAAMAQVMAWLSTAANEVTRGPNALRLHHKFGRDINVVEAQQITTTVLNILQAQLARQLWLAGEQISIADIAMYPYLALAPEGGVDLQPYPAVTDWLSRIQSLERYVGMPAMWTPDSAA, from the coding sequence ATGAAACTGTATGAATTCCCGCTATCCGGACACAGCCACAAGGCCAGACTGATGTTGTCTTTACTCGGCCAGAAATACGAAAGCGTAATTCTGAACGGACAGCAACACGATCAGAAATCCGCGCCGTTCCTGGCTAGAAATCCGTTTGGGCAAGTACCGGTGCTGGAAGACGGCGACACAATGATCCGCGACAGCCAGGCCATACTGGTCTATCTGGCCAGACAATACGGCGCCGAACACTGGCTGCCGCTGGCACCCGCAGCCATGGCGCAAGTGATGGCATGGCTATCCACCGCTGCCAATGAAGTCACGCGCGGGCCAAATGCATTACGTCTGCATCACAAATTTGGCCGCGATATCAACGTGGTTGAAGCGCAGCAGATCACCACAACCGTGCTCAACATCCTGCAAGCGCAACTTGCCCGCCAGCTCTGGCTGGCAGGCGAACAAATCAGTATTGCGGATATTGCCATGTATCCCTACCTGGCGCTGGCTCCTGAAGGCGGAGTGGATCTGCAGCCGTATCCTGCCGTTACCGACTGGCTGAGCCGCATTCAGTCGCTGGAACGTTATGTGGGGATGCCCGCTATGTGGACTCCCGATTCTGCAGCCTGA
- a CDS encoding cyclic nucleotide-binding domain-containing protein: MKFESEKLFHHETDLLMVTAGHTLFTEGEPGEVMYVLMSGTVEISVNGKVVETAEKGALLGEMSLVEETAQRSASATALSDCALVTIDAPRFHFLIQNTPNFAVHVMRVIASRLRNTNKLL, from the coding sequence ATGAAATTCGAATCCGAAAAGCTCTTCCACCACGAAACAGATTTGCTCATGGTGACTGCCGGTCATACCCTGTTCACAGAAGGTGAGCCAGGCGAGGTGATGTACGTGCTTATGTCCGGTACGGTCGAGATTTCGGTAAACGGCAAGGTGGTGGAGACGGCAGAGAAGGGCGCGCTGCTCGGCGAAATGTCACTGGTGGAAGAAACTGCCCAACGCTCGGCAAGCGCTACCGCACTATCTGATTGCGCGCTGGTGACGATTGATGCGCCACGCTTCCATTTTCTTATTCAGAACACGCCAAATTTTGCGGTTCACGTCATGCGCGTCATTGCATCCCGCTTGCGCAACACCAACAAATTACTTTAA
- a CDS encoding CDP-alcohol phosphatidyltransferase family protein: MLNVPNTISLLRLLLVPAVIYLLAQSAYAYALAVFLLASVSDGIDGWIARHYDLRTRFGAMMDPVADKLIILACLLMLTWLGWIPLWLTLSLLVRDMVIVFGAIAYRRVVGHVDITPTMLGKTHIFMEFGMLCVVLAHAAAIIAVANWLPYLFVLVCSTAVLSGGQYIWIWGRKAADSLAGKAH; this comes from the coding sequence ATGCTGAATGTGCCGAATACGATTAGTCTGTTACGCCTGTTATTGGTACCCGCAGTGATCTATCTGCTCGCGCAGTCAGCTTATGCGTATGCGCTGGCAGTATTTCTGCTGGCGAGCGTAAGCGATGGCATTGATGGCTGGATAGCCCGGCATTATGACTTGCGTACCCGCTTCGGCGCGATGATGGACCCGGTGGCGGACAAGCTGATTATTTTAGCGTGTCTGCTGATGCTGACCTGGCTGGGGTGGATACCACTCTGGCTGACATTATCCTTGCTGGTGCGCGATATGGTAATCGTATTCGGTGCAATCGCGTATCGGCGTGTGGTTGGCCATGTGGATATAACCCCGACTATGCTGGGAAAAACCCATATCTTCATGGAATTCGGAATGTTGTGCGTGGTGCTGGCGCATGCGGCAGCCATTATCGCTGTTGCGAACTGGCTGCCGTACCTGTTTGTGCTGGTATGTTCTACGGCAGTGCTGTCAGGTGGCCAGTACATATGGATATGGGGGCGCAAAGCCGCCGACTCCCTGGCCGGCAAAGCGCATTAA
- a CDS encoding copper chaperone PCu(A)C: MKRWAILVGMLLTQVAVAADVKVEQAWMRATAPGQEVAGAYLNITSAVDARLVGVSSPAAGTVQLHTMSMNQGVMEMHEMKEIALPKNKTVKLAPGGLHIMLFDLKQTMKPGDVVPMTLDVATSARHHEKIEVKVEVRDLGGH, translated from the coding sequence ATGAAACGCTGGGCGATATTGGTTGGTATGCTGCTCACTCAGGTGGCGGTGGCAGCGGATGTGAAGGTCGAGCAAGCCTGGATGCGGGCAACGGCCCCGGGGCAGGAAGTGGCTGGTGCATATCTGAATATTACCAGCGCAGTTGATGCCAGGTTAGTGGGTGTGAGCAGTCCGGCTGCCGGCACGGTGCAGTTGCACACCATGAGCATGAATCAGGGGGTGATGGAAATGCACGAGATGAAAGAGATCGCGCTGCCCAAAAATAAAACGGTGAAATTGGCGCCGGGCGGGCTGCATATCATGCTGTTTGATCTTAAACAGACGATGAAGCCGGGAGATGTGGTGCCGATGACGCTGGATGTGGCGACTTCAGCCAGGCATCATGAAAAAATTGAGGTGAAAGTAGAAGTACGCGATCTGGGTGGGCATTAA
- a CDS encoding histidine kinase dimerization/phospho-acceptor domain-containing protein translates to MIIPVQTLTTVPVEGMLRNLFVLRLYAIGGQLLALGAAYYGLNIALPLPAMLGIVAMLAILNLATWLRLAQPWPVTTLEFFTQLLADMAALTMLLYYSGGASNPFVSLYLLPIIIAATTLPAAYAWATTILSIIAYSLLTQLFVPLSLPPGEVEFSLHLAGMWLNFIVSAVMIAYFIGKMASSIRQRDQALARIRETRLRDEQIVALGSLAAGAAHELSTPLATMNIVASELQHDYPNDPELSQSLQILRNQVTVCKTILTRLTTVGESGRAESGSAVNIDVWLNQLLEQWQLMRPQVQVTTRWLGTLPIPGLIAEDTLNQALLNLCNNAADAAGNQVEIEVDWDEQGGYGIGLFLANTSIERHGGSVALLSREGGGAHVAVRLPLHNRHPS, encoded by the coding sequence ATGATCATTCCTGTTCAAACCCTCACCACTGTGCCTGTAGAAGGCATGCTGCGCAACCTGTTCGTGTTGCGTCTGTATGCTATTGGCGGACAATTGCTGGCACTAGGGGCGGCGTATTATGGGCTCAACATTGCCCTGCCGTTACCTGCCATGCTTGGCATCGTCGCCATGCTGGCGATATTGAACCTAGCCACCTGGTTGCGCCTTGCGCAGCCGTGGCCGGTCACCACGCTGGAATTTTTTACCCAATTACTGGCAGACATGGCCGCACTTACCATGTTGCTGTACTACAGTGGCGGCGCCAGCAATCCATTCGTGTCACTGTATTTACTGCCCATCATCATCGCTGCAACTACACTGCCAGCGGCTTACGCCTGGGCCACGACCATCCTCAGCATCATCGCCTATTCGCTGCTGACCCAACTGTTTGTCCCCCTGAGCCTGCCCCCGGGTGAAGTGGAATTCTCTCTGCATCTGGCCGGAATGTGGCTGAACTTCATCGTCAGCGCCGTAATGATTGCGTATTTCATCGGCAAGATGGCAAGCTCGATTCGTCAGCGTGACCAGGCGCTGGCGCGTATCCGCGAGACACGTCTGCGTGACGAACAAATTGTAGCGCTGGGCAGCCTGGCCGCGGGCGCTGCCCACGAACTATCAACCCCGCTGGCGACCATGAACATCGTCGCCAGCGAATTGCAACACGACTATCCCAATGACCCCGAGCTCAGCCAATCACTGCAAATTCTGCGCAATCAGGTAACTGTCTGCAAAACCATACTCACGCGCCTGACCACGGTAGGTGAAAGTGGCCGCGCAGAAAGCGGCTCAGCCGTAAATATCGACGTGTGGCTGAACCAGTTGCTGGAACAATGGCAACTGATGCGCCCGCAAGTGCAGGTAACGACACGCTGGCTGGGCACATTACCGATCCCCGGCCTCATCGCTGAAGACACCCTGAATCAGGCTTTGCTCAATCTGTGCAACAACGCTGCCGATGCCGCCGGCAATCAGGTTGAAATTGAAGTGGACTGGGACGAGCAGGGCGGCTATGGTATCGGCCTGTTTCTGGCTAACACCAGCATAGAGCGTCATGGCGGCAGTGTCGCATTACTCAGCCGCGAGGGTGGCGGGGCGCACGTGGCGGTACGCCTGCCCCTGCATAACCGGCACCCGTCATGA
- a CDS encoding response regulator transcription factor, which translates to MNNNAPSLLLVDDDATFCAVLARALTRRGYAVHSVHNVATAVEYATANPPEYAVIDLKMPGETGLRLIEQLKQLDQHTRIVMLTGYASIATAIEAIKLGATHYLAKPAEVDEIVAALHKDSGDANIATEIRPPSIERLEWEHIQRVLNEHDGNISATARALNMHRRTLQRKLFKHPVRD; encoded by the coding sequence ATGAACAACAACGCGCCCAGCTTATTATTGGTAGATGATGATGCGACTTTCTGTGCTGTGCTGGCGCGCGCCCTGACCCGGCGCGGCTATGCCGTCCACAGCGTGCATAACGTCGCCACCGCAGTCGAATATGCCACAGCAAACCCGCCAGAATATGCCGTGATTGATTTGAAAATGCCGGGAGAAACCGGACTGCGCCTGATAGAGCAACTCAAACAGCTGGACCAGCACACGCGTATCGTCATGCTTACCGGCTACGCCAGCATTGCCACAGCGATTGAAGCCATCAAACTCGGTGCAACCCACTATCTGGCCAAACCGGCTGAAGTCGATGAAATTGTCGCGGCATTACATAAGGACAGCGGCGATGCCAACATAGCCACCGAGATCCGCCCGCCTTCGATTGAACGGCTGGAATGGGAGCACATCCAGCGCGTACTCAATGAACACGACGGCAACATCTCCGCCACCGCCCGCGCACTGAATATGCACCGCCGTACCTTGCAACGTAAATTGTTCAAACACCCGGTACGGGATTAA
- a CDS encoding oxidative damage protection protein translates to MARMVNCIKLGREAEGLDFPPLPGEMGQRLYANVSKEAWAGWLRQQTMLVNENRLNLADIKARKYLMEQVEKYFFGEGADQVQGYVPPSN, encoded by the coding sequence ATGGCTAGAATGGTTAATTGCATCAAATTGGGTCGTGAGGCTGAAGGTCTGGATTTTCCACCGTTACCAGGTGAAATGGGACAGCGTCTGTACGCCAATGTCTCCAAGGAAGCCTGGGCTGGCTGGTTGCGTCAGCAAACCATGCTGGTGAATGAAAATCGCCTAAATCTGGCCGATATCAAAGCACGCAAATACCTGATGGAACAAGTTGAAAAGTACTTCTTCGGTGAAGGTGCTGATCAAGTGCAAGGCTATGTACCACCTAGTAATTGA
- the purM gene encoding phosphoribosylformylglycinamidine cyclo-ligase has protein sequence MTGPNKTSPNTPSLSYRDAGVDIDAGDALVDRIKPWAKRTMRPEVMGGIGGFGALMGLPTKYKNPVLVSGTDGVGTKLKLAFMLNKHDTVGIDLVGMSVNDILVQGAESLFFLDYFACGKLDVDVAEQVIKGIALGCEQAGCALIGGETAEMPGMYPAGEYDLAGFAVGVVERDAIIDGSTICPGDVVLGLASSGPHSNGYSLIRKIIEVSGVDVNADFHGRKMADVLMTPTRIYVKPLLALMASMPVKGMAHITGGGLTGNVPRILAENLTAEIDANSWEMPAIFRWLQEQGGVVDAEMHRTFNCGIGMVVIVAAEHADAAMQQLNAAGETVHRIGTIRTRGEGEDQTIVNI, from the coding sequence GTGACTGGCCCAAATAAAACTAGCCCAAACACCCCTTCCCTTTCCTATCGTGATGCTGGTGTCGATATCGACGCAGGTGATGCGCTGGTCGATCGTATCAAGCCATGGGCTAAACGCACCATGCGTCCTGAAGTGATGGGCGGTATCGGCGGATTCGGCGCGTTGATGGGTTTGCCAACCAAGTACAAAAATCCGGTGCTGGTCTCCGGTACGGATGGTGTCGGCACCAAGCTCAAGCTGGCATTCATGCTCAACAAGCATGACACCGTGGGTATTGACCTGGTGGGTATGAGCGTCAACGATATTCTGGTGCAGGGCGCCGAATCGTTATTTTTCCTCGATTATTTTGCCTGCGGCAAACTGGATGTGGATGTGGCCGAACAGGTTATCAAAGGCATTGCGCTGGGTTGTGAGCAAGCCGGTTGTGCCCTGATTGGCGGCGAAACGGCAGAGATGCCGGGCATGTACCCTGCCGGTGAGTATGATCTGGCCGGATTCGCGGTTGGCGTAGTGGAGCGTGATGCCATCATTGACGGCAGCACCATTTGCCCTGGCGATGTGGTGCTGGGTCTGGCCTCGAGCGGCCCCCATTCCAATGGCTATTCGCTGATTCGTAAAATTATCGAAGTCAGTGGAGTCGATGTAAATGCTGACTTCCATGGCCGCAAAATGGCGGATGTGCTGATGACGCCGACGCGTATTTATGTGAAGCCGTTGCTGGCACTGATGGCGAGTATGCCGGTCAAAGGTATGGCGCATATTACTGGCGGCGGGCTGACGGGTAACGTGCCGCGCATCCTGGCGGAGAATTTGACTGCCGAGATAGACGCTAACAGCTGGGAAATGCCTGCCATTTTCCGCTGGTTGCAAGAGCAAGGTGGTGTGGTCGATGCGGAAATGCACCGTACCTTTAACTGCGGTATCGGCATGGTTGTCATTGTTGCCGCTGAGCACGCCGATGCGGCGATGCAACAGTTGAACGCAGCCGGTGAAACCGTGCATCGTATTGGCACAATTCGCACGCGTGGTGAAGGTGAAGACCAAACCATCGTCAATATTTAA
- a CDS encoding AI-2E family transporter, with amino-acid sequence MNASRLNTEWIWAIIAIIVFTGTLYLLAPILTPFLIAAILAYICDPLADRLERYKFSRTLATTFVFFGLLLTFLLLGLILFPVVQNETLHFVQRLPDYLVWIQTRLAPLLHDRFGVTLPDAANLQQMVRDHLQGVGSAAGMLLPTLKDSTLTALGILTNLLLIPVVLFYMLRDWDSFVLKLDELVPRRWHKKTQTIAREIDVVLAEFLRGQLTVMLIMAAFYATSLWAVGLDYALPIGLLAGLLVFVPYLGVILGLGLASLAGLVQFAELSDLIPIWVVFGIGQVIESMGVTPWLVGERIGLHPLAVIFALLAFGQIFGFFGILLALPVSAALLVGLRHIKQAYQQSSLYQHPNV; translated from the coding sequence ATGAACGCATCCCGATTAAACACTGAATGGATTTGGGCAATTATTGCCATCATTGTCTTCACCGGCACCCTGTATTTGCTTGCGCCGATTCTGACACCATTCCTGATTGCGGCCATTCTGGCGTACATTTGCGACCCGCTGGCGGACAGGCTGGAACGTTATAAATTTTCCCGCACCCTTGCCACTACGTTTGTTTTCTTCGGTTTGTTATTAACATTTCTGCTGCTGGGGCTGATTTTATTTCCGGTAGTGCAAAATGAAACCCTGCATTTTGTGCAACGCCTGCCCGACTATCTGGTGTGGATCCAGACCCGACTGGCACCATTGCTGCATGACCGTTTCGGCGTGACCTTGCCCGATGCCGCCAATTTGCAACAGATGGTACGCGACCACCTGCAGGGGGTAGGTAGCGCCGCCGGCATGTTACTGCCTACCCTCAAAGACAGTACGCTGACCGCACTCGGCATCCTCACCAACTTGCTGCTGATTCCGGTGGTGCTGTTCTACATGCTGCGCGACTGGGACAGTTTTGTGCTGAAACTGGACGAACTGGTACCGCGGCGCTGGCATAAAAAAACGCAGACCATCGCCCGTGAAATCGATGTGGTTTTGGCTGAATTTCTGCGCGGCCAGCTCACCGTGATGCTGATCATGGCCGCGTTTTATGCGACATCATTGTGGGCAGTGGGTCTGGACTATGCACTGCCGATAGGCTTGCTCGCTGGCTTGCTGGTATTTGTGCCGTATCTGGGTGTCATCCTCGGCCTGGGACTGGCATCGCTGGCCGGCCTGGTACAGTTTGCCGAGCTCTCCGATTTGATTCCGATCTGGGTGGTATTCGGCATCGGCCAGGTGATAGAGAGCATGGGGGTCACCCCCTGGCTGGTCGGTGAACGTATCGGATTGCACCCGCTGGCGGTAATATTTGCCTTGCTGGCTTTCGGCCAGATTTTTGGATTTTTCGGAATTCTTCTGGCATTGCCGGTATCCGCCGCATTACTGGTGGGTTTACGTCATATCAAACAGGCTTATCAACAAAGCAGCCTATACCAGCATCCAAATGTATAA
- a CDS encoding phosphoribosylaminoimidazolesuccinocarboxamide synthase, with the protein MTTALLESNIPSLKLLSRGKVRDLYAVDEHRLLIVATDRLSAFDVVLPTPIPGKGAVLTEISHFWFKQLADIIPNHLTGDAPESVVQPNERDQVSGRAMVVKRLKPLPVEAIVRGYLVGSGWKEYQSTGSVCGIALPAGLAQAAQLPQPLFTPSTKAEVGAHDENIDFARAEELLGADIAAQVRDASIALYSRAAAYALTRGIIIADTKFEFGLDASGKLYVIDEVLTPDSSRFWPADEYQTGRNPASFDKQFVRDWLENSGWNKQPPAPELPADVAQKTGEKYREAVARLMA; encoded by the coding sequence ATGACTACCGCGCTACTCGAATCGAATATTCCCTCACTCAAACTGCTGTCGCGCGGCAAAGTCCGCGATCTGTACGCAGTTGACGAACACCGTTTGCTGATCGTAGCAACTGACCGTTTGTCCGCATTCGACGTAGTATTGCCCACGCCGATTCCCGGCAAAGGCGCGGTACTCACCGAAATTTCACATTTCTGGTTCAAGCAACTGGCAGACATCATCCCCAATCATCTCACTGGCGACGCCCCGGAATCCGTAGTGCAACCCAATGAACGCGATCAGGTCAGTGGCCGTGCCATGGTCGTAAAACGTCTCAAGCCATTGCCGGTGGAAGCCATCGTGCGTGGATATCTGGTCGGCTCCGGCTGGAAGGAATATCAGAGCACCGGCAGCGTCTGTGGCATCGCGCTGCCTGCCGGTCTGGCGCAGGCAGCACAACTGCCGCAACCGTTATTTACTCCATCAACCAAAGCCGAAGTCGGCGCACATGATGAAAATATCGACTTCGCACGCGCTGAGGAATTGCTGGGTGCCGACATTGCCGCCCAGGTGCGTGATGCCAGCATCGCGCTCTATTCCCGTGCTGCCGCTTACGCACTGACACGCGGCATCATTATTGCCGATACCAAATTCGAATTCGGGCTGGATGCCAGTGGTAAACTGTACGTAATCGACGAAGTGCTGACACCGGATTCATCACGGTTCTGGCCTGCCGATGAATACCAGACCGGCCGCAACCCAGCTAGCTTCGATAAACAGTTTGTCCGCGACTGGCTGGAAAATTCGGGCTGGAACAAGCAACCGCCGGCACCGGAATTGCCCGCAGACGTGGCACAGAAAACCGGTGAAAAATACCGTGAAGCCGTAGCGCGCTTAATGGCCTGA
- the ntrC gene encoding nitrogen regulation protein NR(I), producing the protein MTKPVWIIDDDRSIRWVFEKALQREGIDFVSFTSVPEVEAALEHSKPQVVVSDIHMPGGSGLDLLQQLKSRFPKLPVIIMTAYSDLESAVAAFQGGAFEYLPKPFDVDHAIELIRRAVDESMRVDEAAAAVQIEGVPEILGQAPAMQEVFRAIGRLSQSHTTVLITGESGTGKELVASALHRHSPRASKPFIALNTAAIPKDLLESELFGHERGAFTGAAVQRRGRFEQADGGTLFLDEIGDMPAELQTRLLRVLADGQFYRVGGHQPIKVNVRVIAATHQDLETRVKEGLFREDLYHRLNVIRLRLPALRERSEDIALLAKHFLQKSAQEQGVDAKKLSEAAIRHLSQFSWSGNVRQLENVCHWLTVMAPGNNVDVSDLPPEILNASPSEHVSGDWLQALAHTADAALSRGEVGIIEGLTHDFEKTLINIALKHTGGRRIEAANLLGLGRNTLTRKIQELGLAAE; encoded by the coding sequence ATGACAAAACCAGTTTGGATTATTGACGACGATCGCTCCATCCGTTGGGTGTTTGAAAAGGCGCTGCAGCGCGAAGGCATAGACTTCGTCAGCTTTACTTCCGTCCCTGAAGTTGAGGCGGCGCTAGAGCACAGTAAGCCGCAGGTGGTGGTGAGTGATATCCACATGCCAGGCGGCTCAGGTCTGGATCTGCTGCAGCAGTTGAAATCGCGTTTCCCCAAGCTGCCGGTGATTATCATGACCGCCTATTCCGATCTGGAATCCGCGGTAGCAGCATTTCAGGGGGGCGCATTTGAATACCTGCCCAAACCGTTTGATGTGGATCATGCCATTGAACTGATTCGCCGTGCCGTAGATGAAAGCATGCGAGTAGACGAGGCGGCGGCTGCGGTGCAGATAGAAGGTGTGCCGGAGATACTGGGTCAGGCACCGGCCATGCAGGAAGTGTTTCGCGCCATAGGCCGGCTTTCGCAATCGCATACCACGGTGCTGATTACAGGTGAATCCGGTACCGGTAAGGAGCTGGTGGCATCAGCATTGCATCGCCATAGTCCGCGCGCCAGTAAGCCGTTTATTGCGCTGAATACCGCGGCGATCCCCAAGGATCTGCTGGAGTCCGAGTTGTTCGGGCATGAGCGCGGGGCTTTTACCGGCGCGGCAGTGCAGCGTCGCGGACGCTTTGAGCAAGCTGACGGCGGCACCCTTTTTCTGGATGAGATCGGCGATATGCCGGCAGAATTGCAGACACGCTTATTACGCGTGCTGGCTGACGGCCAGTTTTACCGTGTGGGTGGGCATCAGCCGATCAAGGTCAATGTCCGCGTCATTGCCGCTACGCATCAGGACCTGGAAACCCGGGTGAAAGAAGGCCTGTTTCGCGAAGATCTGTACCATCGTCTTAACGTGATTCGTTTGCGTTTGCCGGCGTTGCGTGAGCGCAGCGAAGACATTGCGCTGCTGGCCAAGCATTTTTTGCAGAAAAGCGCGCAAGAACAAGGGGTGGATGCCAAGAAGCTGTCCGAGGCCGCGATCCGGCATTTAAGCCAGTTCAGCTGGAGCGGTAACGTCCGCCAGCTGGAGAACGTCTGCCATTGGTTGACGGTGATGGCGCCGGGTAATAACGTGGATGTGTCGGATTTGCCACCGGAAATTCTGAATGCCAGCCCATCTGAACATGTCAGCGGTGACTGGTTGCAGGCTTTGGCGCATACCGCAGATGCGGCGCTCAGTCGCGGTGAGGTAGGTATTATCGAGGGATTAACTCATGATTTTGAAAAAACCCTGATTAATATTGCCCTTAAGCACACCGGCGGGCGTCGTATCGAAGCGGCTAATTTGCTCGGATTGGGGCGCAATACCCTGACCCGTAAAATTCAGGAACTGGGGTTGGCGGCAGAGTAA
- the glnL gene encoding nitrogen regulation protein NR(II), translating into MEYMNPYFVGLEWLATAVLALDEHRCVRYINPAAENLLGLSVVQVKGMPLNDIFRQPAQLNAALDYAIAHNASFTEHELHLQVGDISLQVSATFTPVESPAAAFMLEFHAMDQQLKIARDEHMLLQQQANRELVRNLAHEIKNPLGGIRGAAQLLEHELSTETREYTQVIIQESDRLQSLMDRLLTPHRLPQINALNIHEVLERVRSVTLAETPKGLVIRRDYDTSIPDIVGDREQLIQVVLNIVRNAVQALQGKGEIYLRTRIARQVTLAMKRYPLAAQIQIIDNGPGIPESVRDRIFFPLVSAREGGSGLGLTLAQTFVHQHHGTIEVESQPGRTCFTLLLPLGQPPAY; encoded by the coding sequence ATGGAATACATGAATCCTTATTTTGTAGGTTTGGAGTGGTTGGCGACAGCGGTTTTGGCTCTGGATGAACATCGTTGTGTGCGCTATATCAATCCGGCTGCAGAGAATTTGCTGGGCTTGAGTGTGGTGCAAGTAAAAGGCATGCCATTAAATGATATTTTTCGGCAGCCTGCTCAGCTGAATGCCGCACTGGATTATGCGATTGCGCATAATGCCAGCTTCACTGAACATGAATTGCATCTGCAAGTCGGTGACATCTCGTTGCAGGTGAGCGCAACGTTTACCCCGGTCGAAAGCCCCGCGGCTGCGTTCATGCTCGAATTTCACGCGATGGATCAGCAGTTGAAAATTGCTCGGGACGAGCATATGTTACTGCAGCAACAGGCTAATCGCGAGTTGGTGCGAAACTTGGCACATGAGATCAAAAATCCGCTGGGTGGCATACGTGGAGCGGCGCAATTGCTGGAGCACGAGCTGTCAACGGAGACGCGCGAGTACACGCAAGTCATTATTCAGGAATCTGACCGCCTGCAGTCACTAATGGATAGACTGCTGACACCGCATCGTTTGCCGCAGATCAATGCCCTTAATATTCATGAAGTGCTGGAGCGGGTGCGTAGCGTAACCTTGGCCGAAACCCCGAAAGGTTTGGTAATTCGGCGTGATTACGACACCAGCATCCCTGATATTGTGGGGGATCGCGAGCAGCTGATACAGGTGGTATTGAATATCGTGCGTAATGCGGTGCAGGCATTGCAAGGCAAAGGCGAAATCTATCTGCGAACGCGCATTGCGCGACAAGTGACGCTGGCGATGAAGCGTTATCCGCTGGCGGCACAAATACAGATTATTGATAATGGTCCAGGTATCCCTGAATCGGTACGTGATCGAATTTTTTTCCCCCTGGTCTCGGCGCGCGAAGGTGGCAGCGGCCTGGGATTAACATTGGCGCAGACTTTTGTGCATCAGCACCATGGCACTATTGAAGTGGAAAGTCAGCCCGGACGCACCTGTTTTACTTTATTGCTGCCGTTAGGGCAGCCCCCCGCATATTGA